In Saccharicrinis fermentans DSM 9555 = JCM 21142, a genomic segment contains:
- a CDS encoding heparinase II/III domain-containing protein, which translates to MKQKVLNIIGIVTLGVILSFCAPNQTGEMNPHVVLTAQGVSSIKKELGRLPLLDKSVELLKAETEGDMELGIQVPVPKDPAGGYTHNRHKQNYTTMYGAGVLWQLTGEERYAEFVKNMLLKYAEMYPTLGDHPVNKSYAPGRIFWQQLNDAVWLVYTSQAYDCIKNYLTVDDRQVIESQLLIPYADFLSIKSTHVFNRVHNHGVWAAAAVGMVGYAMDEDELVQRALYGVKTESYDGKPQGFYAQLDLLFSPDGYYTEGPYYQRYALLPYMLFSQAIENNNPEYKIFEYRNQILKKAVLATLQMTNTDGKFFPFNDALKYMSYNAPELVNAVDIVYNAFPESKELLSIVKEQGEVVISPAGLKVAQDIAKGQAKPFQWLSMELRDGADGMQGAVGILRGNPYKNAPCVTMKYASQGMGHGHYDRLGIMLYDNGNEILSDYGAARYVNVVYKNGGRYLPENSSWAKQTVAHNTLVMDQMSQFGGDLKKAEKTAAQRWFFNAGNDHISIMSAKENHAYGSAKAQRTVALIKDNKHNSSSFVIDVFRIEDDEKHSYDLPFYYKGQLLYTNADYLSYTDQRGTMGKDFGYQHLWKEAEGKPSVENFQSVWYNNGRFYTMTSEAMPDDAIFFTRIGANDPDFSLRNEPGFMFRRENSAATCFVNVIEIHGNKNFNTEVVESQQGSVKSVHTLLNNQDYTIIEIKTVKTSSIVLAIANAKSDPSEEHSTNIAGKQYSWKGPFFLFEN; encoded by the coding sequence ATGAAACAAAAAGTATTAAATATCATTGGGATTGTCACCTTGGGTGTTATTCTAAGCTTTTGTGCTCCAAATCAAACTGGAGAAATGAATCCTCATGTTGTTTTAACAGCACAAGGCGTAAGTAGTATCAAAAAAGAATTAGGCAGACTGCCGCTCTTGGATAAGTCGGTTGAGTTACTAAAGGCTGAAACCGAGGGCGATATGGAATTGGGAATCCAGGTTCCTGTACCTAAGGATCCAGCTGGTGGCTATACACATAATAGGCATAAGCAGAATTATACCACTATGTATGGAGCGGGTGTTCTTTGGCAGCTTACCGGTGAAGAGCGATATGCGGAGTTTGTAAAAAATATGTTGTTAAAGTATGCTGAGATGTATCCTACATTGGGAGATCATCCGGTGAATAAATCCTATGCGCCCGGACGTATCTTTTGGCAGCAGTTAAACGATGCGGTTTGGTTGGTTTATACCTCACAGGCGTATGATTGTATTAAAAATTATCTGACGGTGGATGATCGTCAAGTTATTGAAAGCCAGCTGTTAATTCCTTATGCCGATTTTTTATCTATTAAGTCTACTCATGTGTTTAACCGTGTTCATAACCACGGTGTATGGGCTGCGGCAGCAGTAGGTATGGTAGGCTATGCCATGGATGAGGATGAGTTGGTGCAGCGCGCCTTGTATGGAGTAAAAACCGAGTCTTATGATGGGAAACCACAGGGGTTTTATGCACAACTGGATCTGCTTTTTTCTCCAGATGGATATTATACAGAGGGGCCTTATTATCAGCGTTATGCTTTATTACCTTATATGTTGTTTTCACAAGCAATAGAAAATAATAATCCAGAATATAAAATCTTTGAATATCGGAACCAGATTCTTAAAAAAGCTGTATTGGCGACGCTTCAGATGACCAATACGGATGGAAAGTTTTTTCCGTTTAATGATGCGCTAAAGTATATGAGTTACAATGCACCTGAACTTGTTAATGCGGTAGACATTGTTTACAACGCTTTTCCGGAGTCCAAGGAGCTTTTAAGTATTGTAAAAGAACAGGGAGAAGTAGTGATTTCTCCAGCGGGCTTAAAAGTGGCCCAAGATATTGCTAAGGGGCAAGCTAAACCATTTCAGTGGTTGTCGATGGAACTGAGAGATGGAGCAGATGGTATGCAAGGTGCGGTTGGTATTTTAAGAGGGAATCCGTATAAAAATGCACCTTGTGTTACAATGAAATATGCATCGCAAGGAATGGGACATGGACATTATGATCGATTGGGTATTATGTTGTATGATAATGGAAATGAAATACTTTCGGATTATGGTGCGGCAAGATATGTAAACGTGGTCTATAAAAATGGAGGCAGGTATTTGCCCGAAAATAGTTCGTGGGCCAAACAAACAGTGGCGCACAATACCTTGGTGATGGATCAAATGAGTCAGTTTGGAGGTGATTTAAAAAAGGCTGAAAAAACAGCTGCGCAGCGTTGGTTTTTTAATGCTGGTAATGACCACATATCGATTATGAGTGCCAAGGAAAATCATGCCTATGGAAGTGCTAAGGCACAGAGAACCGTTGCCCTCATTAAAGATAATAAACATAACTCGTCCTCCTTCGTCATTGATGTGTTTAGAATAGAGGATGATGAAAAGCATAGCTATGACCTGCCTTTTTATTATAAGGGTCAGTTGTTATATACCAATGCAGATTATTTAAGTTATACGGATCAACGCGGAACCATGGGGAAGGATTTTGGCTATCAGCATCTTTGGAAAGAGGCTGAAGGGAAACCTTCAGTGGAAAATTTTCAATCGGTATGGTACAATAATGGACGTTTCTACACGATGACTAGTGAGGCAATGCCGGATGATGCCATATTTTTTACGAGGATAGGAGCCAATGATCCTGATTTTTCATTGAGAAACGAACCCGGCTTTATGTTTCGTCGAGAAAATTCAGCGGCTACCTGCTTTGTGAATGTGATAGAGATTCATGGAAATAAGAATTTTAATACGGAGGTGGTAGAAAGTCAACAAGGAAGTGTTAAAAGTGTCCATACTTTATTGAACAACCAAGATTACACGATTATAGAGATAAAAACAGTTAAAACAAGTTCCATAGTATTGGCAATTGCCAATGCAAAAAGTGACCCTTCCGAGGAACATTCAACTAATATTGCGGGCAAACAATATTCTTGGAAGGGACCTTTTTTCTTGTTCGAAAATTAA
- a CDS encoding polysaccharide lyase 6 family protein — MTSLYKILVCVVLTLLYSCVNSGVIKVANVEEFNHAVKMALPGDIIQLSNGIWSNAELMFDAKGTADKPIKLTVEQKAKVTLEGQSRLVISGEYLIVEGLVFTNGYSPVGEVISFKKKKGEYANHCRLTECVIDNYNPAERMKLSYWISLYGKNNRVDHCYLVDKRNRGVTMAVRMIDEDCLENNHRIDHNYFGYRQNLGANGGETLRLGTSRYSLSTCGTQVDSNYFESCDGEHEIISNKSCGNKFLDNTFYECKGTLTYRHGNDNIAEGNFFIGNNKDYTGGIRIINKRNKAINNYFSDLKGYRFRGALVIMNGVPNSVINRYHQVDGGVFANNTFVNCDHIQLCAGSDEERSAIPINTTIVSNVFYHDSRNAIFTVYDDISGITFKNNVIGDNIENINNKLQAIKLKVVENEFGFKMPQTDEGLGCSLAKPAVCADNTGVNWYPKKAKAMQFDTGRTIAVKPGQNTLFEAIASSHKGDILSLSESGDYLMNKSMIIDHPLTIISANEDIKPVIKSNSAHMFVLSNGGSLKLKGIEINGNEGPNHPGNSIISTSDRSMNCNYKLRVEDCRVSNLDVEQSFDFFKIYKNTMADSILIRNCQFSNISGNIMLLDKENDDRGIYNAEYVIIEHSEFKDIQGALVHLYRGGTDESTFGPSLHMETCTLTNVANGDGDNTIWAIYTHGVQVNHISKLKMEHCGYLNLHMSNGEPITSLSDINMIDSKGIKYNNKSFTASNVMVNGVEL, encoded by the coding sequence ATGACTTCATTATATAAAATATTGGTGTGTGTGGTTTTGACATTGCTTTATTCTTGTGTAAATTCAGGAGTAATTAAAGTAGCAAATGTTGAAGAATTTAATCATGCAGTTAAAATGGCTTTGCCTGGGGATATTATTCAGCTATCTAATGGTATATGGAGCAATGCTGAACTTATGTTTGATGCTAAAGGGACTGCTGATAAACCGATTAAACTTACTGTAGAACAGAAGGCTAAGGTGACATTGGAGGGGCAATCACGTCTTGTGATAAGTGGTGAATATCTGATAGTAGAGGGGTTGGTGTTTACCAATGGTTATTCGCCTGTGGGTGAGGTTATCTCATTTAAAAAGAAAAAAGGTGAGTATGCTAATCACTGTCGTCTTACTGAATGCGTGATTGATAATTATAATCCTGCAGAAAGAATGAAGTTGTCATACTGGATCTCATTATATGGCAAGAATAATAGGGTAGATCATTGTTACCTGGTTGATAAACGAAATAGAGGTGTAACCATGGCGGTGCGTATGATTGATGAGGATTGTCTGGAAAATAACCATCGTATCGACCATAATTATTTTGGTTACAGACAAAATTTAGGTGCTAATGGTGGAGAAACCTTACGCTTGGGTACTTCTCGCTATTCTCTTTCTACATGTGGAACTCAAGTAGATAGTAATTATTTTGAAAGTTGCGATGGTGAACATGAGATCATATCAAACAAATCGTGTGGAAATAAATTTCTAGACAATACTTTCTATGAATGTAAGGGAACACTCACCTATCGGCATGGAAATGATAATATAGCAGAAGGAAATTTTTTCATAGGTAATAATAAAGATTATACAGGTGGAATAAGAATCATCAATAAAAGAAATAAGGCGATTAATAATTATTTCAGTGATTTAAAGGGATATCGTTTTAGAGGTGCTTTAGTTATTATGAACGGCGTTCCTAATTCGGTCATTAATCGTTATCACCAGGTAGATGGGGGGGTGTTTGCGAATAATACCTTTGTGAACTGCGATCATATTCAACTGTGCGCAGGTAGTGATGAAGAGCGTTCTGCTATACCGATTAACACAACGATTGTGAGCAATGTGTTTTACCATGATAGTCGTAATGCTATTTTTACTGTGTATGACGATATATCTGGTATTACCTTTAAAAATAACGTAATAGGTGATAATATTGAAAATATCAATAACAAATTACAGGCTATAAAGCTGAAAGTGGTTGAAAATGAATTCGGATTTAAGATGCCTCAAACGGATGAAGGACTGGGTTGTTCTTTGGCTAAGCCGGCTGTTTGTGCTGACAATACTGGTGTGAATTGGTATCCGAAGAAAGCTAAAGCGATGCAGTTTGACACCGGAAGAACGATAGCGGTTAAGCCGGGACAGAATACCTTATTTGAAGCTATCGCATCAAGCCATAAAGGAGATATTTTGAGTTTGTCAGAGTCTGGTGACTATTTGATGAATAAGAGTATGATAATTGATCATCCACTTACCATAATTAGTGCGAATGAAGATATTAAACCCGTGATTAAATCCAATTCGGCTCATATGTTTGTGCTAAGTAATGGAGGAAGTTTAAAACTTAAGGGGATAGAAATTAACGGAAATGAAGGTCCGAATCATCCGGGAAACAGTATTATTAGCACCAGTGATCGTTCGATGAATTGTAATTATAAGTTACGGGTAGAAGACTGTCGGGTGAGTAACCTGGATGTTGAGCAGTCCTTCGACTTTTTTAAAATATATAAAAACACCATGGCCGATTCAATTCTTATTCGCAATTGTCAGTTTTCTAATATAAGTGGAAACATTATGTTGTTGGACAAAGAAAATGATGACCGCGGTATTTACAATGCAGAATATGTGATTATTGAGCATTCGGAATTTAAAGATATTCAGGGAGCATTGGTGCATTTATACCGTGGAGGAACCGATGAGAGTACCTTTGGGCCGTCTTTACATATGGAGACATGTACATTAACCAATGTGGCTAACGGAGACGGGGATAATACTATTTGGGCCATTTATACCCATGGTGTTCAGGTGAATCATATTTCGAAACTGAAAATGGAGCATTGTGGTTATCTGAATTTACATATGAGCAATGGAGAACCTATTACAAGTTTAAGTGATATTAATATGATAGATTCAAAGGGAATAAAATACAATAATAAGTCCTTTACAGCTTCCAATGTAATGGTAAACGGAGTTGAACTGTAA
- a CDS encoding RagB/SusD family nutrient uptake outer membrane protein translates to MKEFKYLFILLMGLSIMGCSDLEEEPVGVLSPDGFFTSVDDIQTAVNGSLTHAINEEIWGRKLSIALMLRSDMVNLQSSQTHRVEMNEHTITGNNEMVYDPWVRIYLGITAANNAIAGAEEVEADDEVKNPVTAQAYFARAFYYFHLVRLFGDIPYITEVIPGEEAESYRSIGITTEADVYQNIIADLKYAKTWLPNTVESRSIPSKAAASSYLALVYLTMAGNDAGSEYWQMAFDEAKEVIDNVGVYELELDDDFQTLFNANKIDASREPIFALDYNNVEADDNAYDQTAPMTGIRGDDDDQGWSVAVPTMAVYESFDPDDYRTRVSFQTEATIGGVTVDYTRFDISGHEHAGNMPYIAKYTRYPGPYAKSNKRATSHNYSMIRYAEVLLIAAEAAVELGDNASALTYINRVRERARMGGQSTNGGYVEETIPASAVPADLSGTVTVEDVLEERRIELAFEGKRWYDIKRRQLGDVVFSASGYEGEKPNWDGSIDYYTPIPEEELDRNPNL, encoded by the coding sequence ATGAAAGAATTTAAATATTTATTCATATTGTTGATGGGATTATCAATAATGGGATGCTCAGATTTGGAAGAAGAGCCCGTGGGTGTATTGTCTCCAGATGGTTTTTTTACCTCTGTAGATGATATTCAAACGGCTGTGAATGGTTCTTTAACTCATGCAATTAACGAAGAGATATGGGGAAGGAAGCTTTCCATTGCATTGATGCTACGTTCTGATATGGTGAACCTACAGTCTTCTCAAACACACAGGGTGGAAATGAATGAACATACTATTACTGGTAATAATGAAATGGTGTATGACCCTTGGGTGAGAATTTATCTGGGAATTACGGCTGCTAACAATGCCATTGCAGGGGCTGAAGAAGTGGAGGCCGATGACGAAGTTAAAAATCCGGTTACTGCACAAGCTTATTTTGCAAGAGCTTTTTATTATTTTCATTTGGTGAGATTATTTGGGGATATCCCTTATATAACTGAGGTTATTCCGGGCGAGGAAGCGGAATCATATCGTTCCATTGGTATCACCACAGAGGCCGATGTGTACCAAAATATTATTGCCGACCTGAAGTATGCCAAAACTTGGTTGCCCAATACAGTAGAGTCTAGATCAATACCATCGAAAGCTGCAGCTAGTTCTTATTTAGCTTTGGTATATTTAACCATGGCAGGAAATGATGCAGGAAGTGAGTATTGGCAAATGGCATTTGATGAAGCCAAAGAAGTGATAGATAATGTAGGTGTTTATGAGTTGGAACTGGATGATGATTTTCAGACTCTATTTAATGCCAATAAAATAGATGCTTCTAGAGAACCTATTTTTGCATTGGATTATAATAATGTTGAGGCAGATGATAATGCCTACGACCAAACAGCTCCCATGACAGGGATACGGGGAGATGATGATGACCAAGGTTGGTCTGTGGCTGTGCCTACCATGGCTGTGTATGAATCGTTTGATCCGGATGATTACAGAACGCGTGTTAGTTTTCAAACAGAAGCAACTATCGGCGGTGTAACTGTTGATTATACACGGTTTGACATTAGTGGTCATGAACATGCTGGTAATATGCCATATATTGCCAAGTATACCCGATATCCAGGACCGTATGCTAAAAGTAATAAAAGGGCCACAAGCCATAATTATTCAATGATACGTTATGCTGAAGTGTTGCTAATTGCGGCAGAAGCAGCTGTGGAATTGGGGGATAATGCCTCAGCGCTTACTTATATTAATCGGGTAAGAGAAAGAGCAAGAATGGGTGGACAATCAACCAATGGAGGTTATGTGGAAGAAACAATTCCCGCTAGTGCAGTGCCTGCTGACCTTAGTGGTACCGTGACTGTGGAAGATGTGCTGGAGGAACGTAGAATAGAACTGGCCTTTGAAGGTAAGAGATGGTATGATATTAAAAGAAGACAATTGGGTGATGTCGTTTTTAGTGCTTCTGGCTATGAGGGTGAAAAGCCCAACTGGGATGGATCGATTGATTATTATACACCAATACCTGAGGAAGAATTGGATAGGAACCCTAATTTGTAA